From a single Lolium rigidum isolate FL_2022 chromosome 7, APGP_CSIRO_Lrig_0.1, whole genome shotgun sequence genomic region:
- the LOC124677890 gene encoding two-component response regulator ORR1-like: protein MEGGGGLEEGVMRVLLVDDSPVDRKVVQLVLGSNTFAGSFHVTAVDSAKKAMEFLGLKDGKEQAIDMVLTDYCMPEMNGYDLLKAIKAMSFLKPIPVIVMSSENEPQRISRCLKAGAEDYIVKPLQTKDVPRLRSCSNAKSKDASCNTVSNRKLPADHIVVDGASSPGRRAHITEIAMILHSSSAGLSHYFPFLFKFILLVYTILCLGELLHRWSNGSFLSMW, encoded by the exons atggaaggaggaggaggcttgGAGGAGGGCGTGATGAGGGTGCTGCTGGTGGACGACTCACCGGTGGACAGGAAGGTGGTGCAGCTCGTGCTCGGCAGCAACACCTTCGCCGGCTCCTTCCACG TTACCGCCGTCGACAGCGCCAAGAAGGCCATGGAGTTCCTCGGCCTCAAGGACGGCAAG GAGCAGGCCATCGACATGGTGCTCACCGACTACTGCATGCCCGAGATGAACGGCTATGACCTCCTCAAAGCCATCAAG GCGATGAGTTTCCTGAAGCCGATCCCGGTGATCGTCATGTCGTCGGAGAACGAGCCCCAGAGGATCAGCAG ATGCCTGAAAGCCGGTGCTGAAGATTACATCGTGAAGCCTCTCCAGACCAAGGACGTGCCGCGCCTGAGGAGCTGCTCAAACGCGAAATCGAAGGACGCCTCCTGCAATACTGTGAGCAACAGGAAGCTGCCTGCAGACCATatcgtcgtcgacggcgcgtCGTCGCCGGGGCGGCGAGCGCACATCACCGAGATCGCCATG ATTCTGCATTCGTCAAGTGCTGGGCTCTCGCACTACTTCCCGTTCCTCTTCAAGTTCATCCTGCTGGTCTACACCATCCTGTGCCTGGGCGAGCTCCTGCACAGATGGTCCAACGGCTCCTTCCTCTCCATGTGGTGA
- the LOC124677891 gene encoding uncharacterized protein LOC124677891, which translates to MASPAVATRRTSPTFLASGPRHRLRRHEYSPSKLGSPSLASRLRVTALLDWIKGDKLARTRELIPSAEPYALTGSASEVGMKPPEVSISVVSSIMDIPPAEWDACAVDSAEPEKLNPFLTHAFLSSLEESGSAVKETGWLPLHIVARDENEDIVGVVPLYLKSHSRGEFVFDQSWAEAYYSYGLEYYPKLQSCVPFTPVTGQRILLRDTSYRDQVFDALVKALKNLATKLNASSLHITFPSEGEFSKLKDRGLLQRIGLQYHWRNRNYKSFDDFLMDLKQPKRKNIRQERKKIPAQNLKMKRLRGDEIKSSHWDTFYKFYRNTTDNHWGRAYLTREFFHLLGEKMGDKVMLIVAEHDDKLVAGALNLIGGDTLYGRLWGCLPDVHFPNLHFEACYYQAIEAAIELNLSKVEAGAQGEHKIQRGYLPVTTYSCHYFLEPGFATAIGNFLVHETAQVKHVINVLRDSGPYKEDIMKEFAAQQHDEM; encoded by the exons ATGGCCtcgccggcggtggcgacgcggCGCACGTCCCCCACGTTCCTGGCCTCCGGCCCTCGCCACCGTCTCCGTCGTCAC GAGTACTCACCTTCCAAGTTGGGTTCCCCAAGCTTGGCCTCACGGTTAAGAGTCACTGCACTTTTGGATTGGATTAAGGGAGATAAACTTGCGAGGACGCGTGAATTGATCCCCTCTGCCGAACCGTACGCTCTCACAGGGTCAGCCTCAGAG GTGGGCATGAAGCCACCCGAGGTATCAATTTCTGTTGTCTCTTCTATCATGGACATACCTCCAGCAGAGTGGGATGCCTGTGCAGTTGACTCAGCTGAGCCTGAAAAGCTAAATCCTTTCCTTACCCATGCATTTCTCTCAAGCTTAGAAGAATCAGGTTCTGCAGTGAAG GAAACGGGATGGCTACCTCTGCATATTGTTGCACGGGACGAGAACGAAGATATTGTGGGTGTTGTTCCGCTTTACCTTAAAAG CCATTCTAGGGGCGAGTTTGTATTTGATCAGTCATGGGCAGAAGCTTACTACAGTTATGGACTTGAATATTATCCAAAGTTGCAGTCTTGTGTGCCTTTTACTCCAGTAACTGGTCAAAGAATATTACTTCGAGATACATCCTACCGGGATCAAGTTTTTGATGCTTTAGTAAAAGCTTTGAAGAATTTGGCTACCAAG CTGAACGCGTCATCACTGCATATAACTTTCCCATCAGAAGGTGAATTCAGCAAGTTGAAGGATAGGGGGTTGTTGCAAAGAATTGGGTTGCAATACCATTGGAGAAACCGGAACTACAAAAG TTTTGACGATTTTTTGATGGATTTGAAGCAGCCCAAACGGAAGAATATCAGACAAGAACGCAAAAAG ATTCCTGCTCAGAACTTAAAAATGAAGCGGCTCCGCGGAGATGAAATAAAG AGCAGCCACTGGGACACCTTCTATAAATTCTACCGCAACACAACTGATAATCA CTGGGGCAGAGCGTACTTGACACGGGAGTTCTTTCACCTTTTGGGAGAAAAGATGGGTGACAAGGTAATGCTTATTGTTGCTGAACATGATGATAAACTAGTCGCTGGAGCTCTTAATCTTATTGGAGGCGATACATTATATGGCCGCTTATGGGGATGCCTACCAGATGTTCATTTCCCCAATTTGCATTTTGAAGCTTGCTATTACCAG GCAATTGAAGCAGCAATAGAACTAAACCTGAGTAAGGTGGAAGCAGGTGCTCAGGGAGAGCACAAGATCCAGCGTGGTTACCTCCCAGTGACCACATACAGCTGCCACTACTTCTTAGAACCTGGTTTTGCGACAGCTATAGGAAATTTTCTTGTACATGAGACAGCTCAG GTTAAGCATGTCATCAATGTCCTGCGCGATTCAGGTCCATACAAGGAAGACATAATGAAGGAATTTGCAGCCCAACAACATGATGAAATGTAG